The proteins below come from a single Leishmania infantum JPCM5 genome chromosome 6 genomic window:
- a CDS encoding putative carbonic anhydrase family protein encodes MSLCSCGCPHPTKPTLDVPSMYFSTTPELLCNRNMSEPSANATLTKEKLASLVGGRLVQSVQREQPPRGSGIQPLLDFNKHWAGEIVQLNPDYFVELAKQQKPQYLWIGCSDSRVPANEIVGLYPGDIFVHRNIANIVCNSDLNALAVIQYAIDCLKVEHVIVSGHYKCGGVTAALHEDRVGLADHWILHVSAVKKRHWRRMLTELPTRNHLDALCELNVLAQMEHVVETHLIQRVWSRQNAEDAAAKRENRPSQNKPENEVEIHGWVYGLEDGLIRPLLTLNRRSNAEKELHNAADALFWRYGQL; translated from the coding sequence ATGTcgctgtgcagctgcggctgcccgcACCCCACGAAGCCGACGCTTGACGTGCCTTCCATGTACTTCTCCACCACACCGGAGTTGCTGTGCAACCGCAACATGTCGGAACCCTCGGCGAATGCGACTCTCACGAAGGAAAAGCTTGCTAGCCTCGTTGGCGGCCGCCTTGTTCAGTCTGTGCAGCGtgagcagccgccgcgcggtAGCGGTAtccagccgctgctggacTTCAACAAGCACTGGGCCGGCGAGATCGTGCAGCTGAACCCGGACTACTTTGTGGAGCTTgcgaagcagcagaagcCGCAGTACCTGTGGATCGGCTGCAGTGACAGCCGCGTGCCCGCCAACGAAATCGTCGGTCTCTACCCCGGCGACATCTTTGTTCACCGTAACATCGCGAACATCGTCTGCAACAGCGACCTCAACGCGCTCGCTGTTATCCAGTACGCAATCGACTGCCTGAAGGTGGAACACGTGATTGTATCGGGGCATTACAAGTGCGGTGGCGTGACAGCCGCCCTGCACGAGGACCGCGTGGGTCTTGCTGATCACTGGATCCTGCACGTGTCGGCAGTGAAGAAGCGCCACTGGCGGCGCATGCTCACTGAGCTTCCCACGCGCAACCACCTCGACGCCCTGTGCGAGCTGAATGTCCTGGCGCAGATGGAGCACGTTGTGGAGACGCACCTGATCCAGCGTGTATGGTCAAGGCAGAACGCAGAGGATGCCGCGGCGAAGCGCGAGAACCGCCCGTCGCAGAACAAGCCCGAGAACGAGGTGGAGATTCATGGCTGGGTATACGGGCTGGAGGATGGCTTGATTCGGCCGCTTCTGACGCTGAACCGCCGGTcaaacgcggagaaggagctgcacaACGCCGCTGATGCACTCTTCTGGCGCTACGGGCAGCTGTAG